The genome window CCGACCGATGGGTGCGGCCATCGGAGGACTGGTCGATCGTCCGTGGTCACGGTCCACTCCGCAAGACCCGGTTCACGGACTGGACCGCTCTTACGGGGTGGCGGGCGCCGCCGACGTACCGGGCGCGGTCCCGGCCGACGGCAGCGGATAGAGCGCCGCCCGCTCCACCGCGCTCCACGTCGTACTGGTCACCACGTACAGCGCGGCGGCCAGCGGCACCACGGCCACACTGACCAGCGTGAAGAAGGACATGAACGGCATGAACTTGCTGACGGCGCCCATGCTCGCCGCCATCCCGGGCAGCTGCTCGTCCGTCACGGTCGGCATCCCGGCCGTACCCGCCGCCATCATCCGCTTCGTACGCCGGAAGTTGAAGGCCGCGACGCACGCGACGATCACGAACAGCCCCACGTAGACGAGCCCCTGCGGCCCGAGGACCCCGCCGTCGCCGAGCGCGTCGTGCCAGCGGTCGCCGAGCGGGGCGGCGAAGAGCTTGTGGGTGAGCAGGGCGTTGGACTCGCCGCCGATCGTCGTGTTGGAGAACAGGTGGTAGAGGAGGAAGAAGGCCGGCAGCTGGCAGAGGCTGGGCAGGCAGCCGGAGAGCGGCGACACCTTCTCCTTGGCGTGCAGCTCCAGCATGGCCTTCTGGAGCTTCTCCGGGTTCTTCGCGTGCTTCCTCCGCAGCTCCGCGATCTGCGGCTGCAGGGCGATCCGCGCCCGCTGCCCGCGCGCCGCCGCGCGGGACAGGGGGTGCACGAGGAGTCGTACGAGCGCCGTGAACAGCACGATCGCGACGGCGGTCGCGGAGGCGTGGAACAGCGGCTGGAGCAGATCGGCGAGGTGCGCGACAAGGTCGGCGAAAACGGACATGGGTGTGAGCCCTCCAGGGGTCTCGTCGTGCCAGGGAAGTGTCCGACCGGGACGTCATCCGTCATCCGTCATCCGTCGTCCGTCGTCCGTCGTCCGTCGTCTGTCGTCTGTCGTCCGGTGACGTGTGCCGGTGGACCGGGGCATGGCGAGACGGCCCGCGAAAGGGCACGCGCGGTCAGCTGGGAAGCGGCTGGAAGGCGGCTGGGAGCAGCTGGGGCGTGCCCTACGCGATGGCCGTCAGGAGGGCACGTCCGGGCGCCCGGGGGCGCGTACGCCCGCGTGCGTCGGGATCGCGTTGGGGCAGGAACGCCGTACGGCGCTCACGGTCCCGTATGGCCGTCCGTACGCGCGTCCGGGGTACGACGGGCGCGCAGCGCGAGGCGATCAGCGCGCAGGCGGCGAAGGCGGAGCCGGCCGCGGCGGTGGCGGCGAAGGCGACGGCCGCGGAGAGCGTGCCGGTGTCGAGGACGGCGACCTCGAAGAGGAGCAGCAGAAGCAGCGCGGCGGGACGCCGACCGAACCAGTTCCGGATCACGACGCTCCTCCTCTCGGCACTCCCCGCGCCGCGTCCGGCGGCGCACTCGCACACATGCTCTCATCCGATGCTCTCATCCGAGCCGTACCGAGCGCAGCTTCCCCCAGACCACGAGCCGGTACGTGGAGGTGTACGCGGGTGTGCAGGTGGTGAGCGTGAGGTAGTGGCCGCGCTCGCGGTACCCGTACGCCGGCCGCACGTCACTGCGCGGCACGGGCCGCAGGACCCCGCCGTCACCGGGCACGGTCTGCGGCAGCGTCCGATCGACGACATACGTGTGCACGGCGTCCCGGGTCTCGACGCGGACCTCGTCGCCGGGCGCGAGCCGGTCGAGCCGGCGGAAGGGCTCGCCGTGGGTGTCGCGGTGCCCGGCGAGCGCGAAGTTCCCGGCCCGCCCCGGCTGCGCGGTCCCCGGGTAGTGCCCGACGTACCCCTTGTCGAGGACGTCCGCCCGGCCGACGCCCTCGGCGACGGGGACACGGAGGTCGAGGCGGGGGACGACGAGGACGGCGTAGGGCTGGGCGGGCCGGGGCGAGGGGGCGGCGGCGAGGGGAATCGGCCCCGGATCCGTCCCGTTCCCGGCCGCCCACTCCCGCTCCAGCGCGGCCACCTCACGGGCCGCGCCCTCCTGGGCCTGCCGGTTGGTCCACCACAGCTGATGGGCGACGAAGAGGAGGAGGACGAGCCCGAGGGTGACGGCGCACTCGGCGGCGACGCGGAGCGCACGGACGTGGGCGACTTTCATCTCCCCTTCTCATAACCCTTGAAAGAAATAGCAGAAAGCGCTGTCACACCTCTCGACAACCTCACCACTCACCCCTGACTCTTCCGATGTCCCACTGAGCAGCTCGGAAGGTGGCCGGTCCCCCAACCCCACCTTTCCCTCCTCTCGGCACCCGCATCCCCCGGAGCTGACATGACCGCATCCCCCTTCCCCAAGGACGACCAGGCGAGACCGGCCGCGGAATCCCCGGCCCCGGACCGGCCCCCGACGGCCTTCGGCCGCAGAGCCCTGCTGGCGGCGGCCGGCGGCGCGGTCGTCGGCACCGCCCTCGGCACGGGCACGGCGAGCGCGGACGCGACCATCGCCGTCAACCCGGCCACCAAGTACGGCACCTGGGAGGGCTGGGGCACCTCCCTCGCCTGGTGGGCCAACGTCTTCGGCGCCCGGGACGACTTCGCCGACCTGTGGTTCACCACGAAGACGACGACGTACAACGGCACGGCCCTGCCCGGCCTGGGCATGAACATCGCCCGCTACAACCTCGGCGCGTGCAGCTGGAACGCGATCAACGGCGAGTCGATGGTCGCCTCCGCCAACATCCCCGCGTACAAGCAGATCGAGGGCTTCTGGCAGGACTACACCAACGAGAGCCCGACCTCCTCGGCCTGGGACTGGACGGCCGACGCCAACCAGCGCGCGGCCCTGACGAAGGCGGTGGCGCGCGGGGCCACGACGGAACTCTTCGCGAACTCCCCGATGTGGTGGATGTGTTCGAACCACAACCCCTCGGGTGCCTCCGGCGGCGGCAACAACCTCCAGACCTGGAACTACCGCCAGCACGCCTCCCACCTGGCGGCGACGGCCCTCTACGCCAAGAACAACTGGGGCGTGAACTTCGCGACGGTCGACCCCTTCAACGAGCCGGCGGCCTCCTGGTGGACCGCGACCGGCACCCAGGAGGGCTGCCACATGGACCCGGCGGTCCAGGCGGCAGTACTCCCGTACATGCGCAGCGAGTTGGACACCCGCGGCCTGACGTCGGTCCGTATCGCGGCCTCCGACGAGACGAACTACGACACGGCCCGCTCCACCTGGGCCTCCTTCGGCTCCTCGACGAAAGCCCTGGTCAGCCAGGTGAACGTACATGGCTACCAGGGTGCGGGAGGCCGCCGCGACCTCCTCTACACGGACGTGGTGACGACGTCCGGCAAGAAGCTCTGGAACTCGGAGACGGGCGACAGCGACGGCACGGGCTGGACCCTCGCCCGGAACCTCTGCTACGACTTCCGCTGGCTCCACCCCACGGCCTGGGTCTACTGGCAGGTGATGGACCCGACGGCGGGCTGGGCGATGATCGCGTACGACGCGAACACCCTCCAACCCACCACGATCCAGACCAAATACTACGTAATGGCCCAATTCAGCCGCCATATCCGCCCGGGAATGACGATCCTGGACGCGGGCTCCAGCTACACGGCGGCGGCGTACGACGCGACGGCGAAGCGCCTGGTGATCGTGGCGATCAACACCGCGACCTCCGCCCAGACCTTCACCTTCAACCTCTCCGGCTTCACGACGGTGACGGGCGGCACGAACGGCCTGGTCCCCCGCTGGAACACCCACACCTCGGGCGGCAGCGACCGCTACCGCGCGTACTCGGACACCTACCTGAGCGGGAAGTCGGTGGCGGTGCCGTTCGCGGCGGGCGCGGTGCAGACGCTGCAGATCGACGGGGTGACGATCTAGGGACCGGTGCGCGGGCCCCGTAGGGAAAGGGCCCGAAGGCGGAGGTGGGAGGGAGGTGGGAGGGAGATGGGAGGGAGGCTGGAGCGAACGCGCCCCTGACCTGCCCCCTCCCACCTCCACCCACATCTCACCTCCATCCCCTTCGCTCCCCCATCGGCAGTACGGTGTCGTCCATGCGCCCCGACACGCCTGCCGAGAACGTCGACCACACCGCCGAAGCGGCACGCCTGGAGCGGACCGCCGACCTCTACCCGGAGGACGCCGAACACCTGCTGCTGCAGGCCGCGGCCCACCGGGAACTGGCCGGCGACCGCCCGACCGCGACAACCCTCTACGACCGCCTCCTGTCGTCCTCCACCCCGCTGGACAACCCCCACCTCGTACGAGCCCTCAAAGCCTCCAACCTCTGGGAGTACGGCCACGAGGCGGAGGCCCGCGCGATCATCGACGGAGTCCGCGCGGCGGCCCCGCGGGACCCGGCCCCCTGGGTGATCGTCGCGGAGTCCCTGGAGTCGCACGACGAACTCGAAGCCGCCCAGGACACCTTCACGGCAGCCGTGACCCTCCTCCTGACGGACGTGGCGGAGCCCCCGTACGCGACGCGTGCGCTGCTGTTCGGCCGCCACCGCGTCCGCCGCATGCTGGGCGCCCCCCACGACAACTGGGACGCCGTCGCGGACACCCAGCACTCGTCCTCCGTTTCCCTGGACGAACTGCACGACCCCAAGCGCGTCTGGTCCCTGGGCTCGGACAACCCGGCGGAACTCCAGGCCGAAATCTCCCGCCTACGAGCGGAGTTGGGCGCGTACCGCGAGGCTCTCTCCCGCCCGTTCCCGGTAGCGGTCCTCCACTGGCCGGCGAACGAGCTGTCGGAGCTCGTGTCGGCGTACCCAGGCCTGACGCCGGAATACCCGTCCCACGAGACCCACTTGTCGACAATAGAGGCCTCCCTGAGGGAACTATCCTCCTCAGGCACCCCCAACCTGGGCATCGTCACGGGCACGGTCCCGTCCTACGAGGCCTTCGCCGCCTCGGAGGGCGCCTCCCCGGACGACGCGACGCTGCTACCGCAGTACGCGACGACACTGGCGGCGCGGGGGTTGGCCGTCTCCTGGCCCCCACAGCGGGGCAGCGCATGCTGGTGCGGCTCGGGGGAAACGTACGAGACCTGCCACGGGGCGTAGCCCTCACCACCCCTCACCCACCACTCACCGCAAGCCGCTAAGCGATCCCGGCGTGCTTGCGAGACGAGAACGCGCCCCGAACCCCGCCCCACAACCCAACCGACCTCCATCCTGAACTCGGCCGGGCCACCTACCCCTCCGGGCCGCTCGCTCTCTTCACCCCCGCGCTGGAGCGGCCCGGGTCACGGGTGGCCCGCAGGGCCATCGCCGCAGGCGACGCGCAGCGCCCTGAGGCGGGCGGCGGAGGCGCGACACTGCCAGAATCGAGTGGTCCTACGGCAACCCGGTAACGCCGGTACCCATCAACAGAGCAGTCCCCGAGACCCGGTGCAGCCGACCTCGGCTCTGTGATCGAATCGAACCGCGGCCGTGGTCCAACGGCTCGATCGAGCCATGATCGTGAGGGCCAGCTGCCTTGAGCACGAAGACATCGTTGTCTCCCGCCGTCCCCGCACGCATGATCAGGCAAGTCAGCGAGGACACGGCCGCCGAGCTGGCAGTCCGTCTCTCGATGGGTGTGCCGCTTACTTCGCAATGAAGTTCTTCGATGGAATGTCGGTGGGCTCTGTTACACATGGGCATAGCCGTCTGGGCGATCGAAGGAGCGTGCGTGTCTGAGTCAGGAGCCCTGTCACAGCCTGTCGCAGGTGTGTACGAGGAACTCATCACGCTGCGGTGCGAGGAGCGGCTGAAGGAGCTCGCCAGCCTCGGATGGCGTCCGGTGAGCGACAAACTGGGAGCAGAATCGGTACCCCACGTGTTGGCCAGGCACGTCGCAACGACCGTACGACGCGTGCTGCTCGGCATTCCTCCCGAAGAGCGAGTGCACGCAGCGAACCACATTCTGGACTCCATCAGCACGCTCAAGGGGGCCCAGGAGTGGGTGGACTTGGTCGCGTCCGGCCCTCGTCAATTGCTAGCGCTGACCCGACAGGAGGCCCCCGGCGTCTTCGCCGTACGCCCGGGAATCCCACTCTCCGACACTGCACTCATCACCAACTCGCCCGAAGACCCGAGCCTCGGCTTCGAGTTGCGTGCCGAGCTCGCCACCGCTGACCACGTCGACCTGCTCTGCGCCTTCGTGAAGTGGCACGGCCTGCGCATCATCGAGCAGTCTCTACAGGCCGCCCGTGAGCGAGACGTGCCGATACGGGTCATCACCACGACCTACATCGGGGCGACTGAGCGGCGCGCGCTGGACCGGC of Streptomyces phaeolivaceus contains these proteins:
- a CDS encoding YidC/Oxa1 family membrane protein insertase translates to MSVFADLVAHLADLLQPLFHASATAVAIVLFTALVRLLVHPLSRAAARGQRARIALQPQIAELRRKHAKNPEKLQKAMLELHAKEKVSPLSGCLPSLCQLPAFFLLYHLFSNTTIGGESNALLTHKLFAAPLGDRWHDALGDGGVLGPQGLVYVGLFVIVACVAAFNFRRTKRMMAAGTAGMPTVTDEQLPGMAASMGAVSKFMPFMSFFTLVSVAVVPLAAALYVVTSTTWSAVERAALYPLPSAGTAPGTSAAPATP
- a CDS encoding DUF6412 domain-containing protein yields the protein MIRNWFGRRPAALLLLLLFEVAVLDTGTLSAAVAFAATAAAGSAFAACALIASRCAPVVPRTRVRTAIRDRERRTAFLPQRDPDARGRTRPRAPGRALLTAIA
- a CDS encoding class E sortase, which gives rise to MKVAHVRALRVAAECAVTLGLVLLLFVAHQLWWTNRQAQEGAAREVAALEREWAAGNGTDPGPIPLAAAPSPRPAQPYAVLVVPRLDLRVPVAEGVGRADVLDKGYVGHYPGTAQPGRAGNFALAGHRDTHGEPFRRLDRLAPGDEVRVETRDAVHTYVVDRTLPQTVPGDGGVLRPVPRSDVRPAYGYRERGHYLTLTTCTPAYTSTYRLVVWGKLRSVRLG
- a CDS encoding glycoside hydrolase is translated as MTASPFPKDDQARPAAESPAPDRPPTAFGRRALLAAAGGAVVGTALGTGTASADATIAVNPATKYGTWEGWGTSLAWWANVFGARDDFADLWFTTKTTTYNGTALPGLGMNIARYNLGACSWNAINGESMVASANIPAYKQIEGFWQDYTNESPTSSAWDWTADANQRAALTKAVARGATTELFANSPMWWMCSNHNPSGASGGGNNLQTWNYRQHASHLAATALYAKNNWGVNFATVDPFNEPAASWWTATGTQEGCHMDPAVQAAVLPYMRSELDTRGLTSVRIAASDETNYDTARSTWASFGSSTKALVSQVNVHGYQGAGGRRDLLYTDVVTTSGKKLWNSETGDSDGTGWTLARNLCYDFRWLHPTAWVYWQVMDPTAGWAMIAYDANTLQPTTIQTKYYVMAQFSRHIRPGMTILDAGSSYTAAAYDATAKRLVIVAINTATSAQTFTFNLSGFTTVTGGTNGLVPRWNTHTSGGSDRYRAYSDTYLSGKSVAVPFAAGAVQTLQIDGVTI
- a CDS encoding SEC-C domain-containing protein; translation: MRPDTPAENVDHTAEAARLERTADLYPEDAEHLLLQAAAHRELAGDRPTATTLYDRLLSSSTPLDNPHLVRALKASNLWEYGHEAEARAIIDGVRAAAPRDPAPWVIVAESLESHDELEAAQDTFTAAVTLLLTDVAEPPYATRALLFGRHRVRRMLGAPHDNWDAVADTQHSSSVSLDELHDPKRVWSLGSDNPAELQAEISRLRAELGAYREALSRPFPVAVLHWPANELSELVSAYPGLTPEYPSHETHLSTIEASLRELSSSGTPNLGIVTGTVPSYEAFAASEGASPDDATLLPQYATTLAARGLAVSWPPQRGSACWCGSGETYETCHGA